A window from Corynebacterium urealyticum DSM 7109 encodes these proteins:
- a CDS encoding type I restriction endonuclease subunit R, with product MPSSDITGEYAHESAICNALAERGWTYEEGKNDQGWDRRLALYPADVLAWLSTQYPEEYAKAVPADAPEATREVAQRKLLEYVADRLETKTRKDPQSGRTLGGLLGTLREGFKYAQVGARSAAFGPMVAFPPANPLLEKVAERAEENILRVIRQVHFDPKTNETIDLVLTVNGIPVVTMELKTDNTQSVAHARKQYREDRVPSSSRRLLQPGRALVHFAVSNAEVYMTTALKGSDTFFLPFNRGFNGGAGNPPIPGKSETSYLWEDVLERDMFLRILRDFAVWEPDATPKRGTPGGKLIFPRYHQLRAVERVTRDVTRRGAGGRYLIEHSAGSGKTKTIAWLAHRLIRHVAEDGQKTFDSVIVVTDRTALDTNVRQDMQMMEASLRLVVSVGENAGAKSPQLRQAIEEGDHIITCTLQTFPHVLKLLEDEQDLAGRRWCVIADEAHSSQTGSSASALRELLTDVELDEGEEYTADDLLELRQEAIAVAENMTFVALTATPKGKTLRLFGTETPDGHFVAFDTYPMGQAIEEGFILDVLGNYSTYQMWAEVRDELGRTEEVDESAAVTDMVRFVRLHPTSIAQKVEVVIEHFRRNVAHHLGGQARAMVVTSSRKAAVRWSEEMNHYIQSKGYDFRSLVAFSDAVRVDEGSEPVTEVQLNGVPDVERAFKDDEQDYRVIIVANKFQTGFNEPRLCAMYVDKQLSGVTTVQTLSRLNRIHENKPTPMVVDFVNDPEMIVKDFQRYYAGASINTDIDPNALHTLGEELDTSGFYTPEEMEQVAQAYMAGSDAEALRGAAAPIIRRWQVRRDSGKDGRDAARDFKSNAEKYRHAYEFLSQIVAYADAEVSKRAMLAAVLERNLHLSEYDDEDEDFITGLSLAGVAITQSDIEVDRSLSDGGTEALKVPTFDVTVGGEGTPMRAAFYDAVDKVNDIFSMAGVDVNSDETSQMIVAAWGTLSEQPEAVKLGRTNSKEQLKRSKKFQGAATQAIFDGIAERKKRDTLLSSDRDVLNGVINALADIMAAAKEMGELDKKKSEEDKTTGEKGEEG from the coding sequence ATGCCTAGCTCAGATATCACAGGCGAATACGCGCACGAGTCCGCTATCTGCAACGCACTCGCTGAGCGCGGCTGGACCTACGAGGAAGGCAAGAACGACCAGGGTTGGGATCGCCGCCTCGCGCTCTACCCAGCCGACGTGCTGGCCTGGCTCTCCACTCAATACCCGGAAGAGTACGCCAAGGCCGTACCCGCGGACGCCCCGGAGGCCACTCGCGAGGTCGCGCAGCGCAAACTGCTTGAATATGTCGCCGACCGGCTGGAAACCAAAACGCGGAAGGACCCACAATCCGGGCGCACCCTCGGTGGGCTGTTAGGCACGCTGCGGGAGGGCTTCAAATACGCCCAGGTCGGGGCCCGTTCCGCCGCCTTCGGCCCGATGGTCGCCTTCCCGCCCGCGAACCCGTTGCTGGAGAAAGTTGCTGAACGCGCAGAAGAAAACATCCTGCGCGTCATCCGTCAAGTCCACTTCGACCCCAAAACCAACGAGACCATCGACCTCGTGCTCACCGTCAATGGCATCCCCGTCGTGACGATGGAGCTGAAGACCGACAACACCCAGTCGGTGGCGCACGCCCGCAAGCAGTACCGCGAAGACCGCGTGCCCAGCTCCAGCCGGCGCCTCCTGCAGCCGGGGCGCGCGCTCGTCCACTTCGCCGTCTCCAACGCCGAGGTCTACATGACCACTGCGTTGAAGGGTTCGGATACCTTCTTCCTGCCCTTCAACCGAGGTTTCAACGGCGGGGCCGGGAACCCACCCATCCCCGGCAAGTCCGAGACCTCCTACCTGTGGGAGGACGTGCTGGAGCGTGACATGTTCCTCCGCATCCTCAGAGACTTCGCCGTCTGGGAACCAGACGCCACACCGAAGCGCGGCACCCCAGGAGGAAAACTGATCTTCCCGCGCTACCACCAGCTGCGCGCGGTGGAGCGCGTCACCAGGGATGTCACCCGGCGCGGGGCCGGTGGCCGTTACCTGATCGAGCACTCCGCGGGTTCCGGGAAAACCAAAACCATCGCGTGGCTGGCCCACCGTCTGATCCGGCATGTGGCGGAGGATGGGCAGAAGACCTTCGACTCCGTCATCGTCGTCACCGACCGCACCGCGCTGGACACCAACGTGCGCCAGGACATGCAGATGATGGAAGCATCCTTGCGTCTGGTGGTTTCCGTTGGCGAGAATGCTGGGGCGAAATCCCCGCAGCTGCGCCAGGCGATCGAAGAGGGCGACCACATCATCACCTGCACCCTCCAGACCTTCCCGCACGTGCTGAAGCTGCTCGAGGACGAACAAGACCTCGCGGGTCGGCGCTGGTGCGTGATCGCGGATGAGGCGCACTCCTCCCAGACCGGTTCCAGCGCTTCAGCGCTGCGTGAGCTGCTCACCGATGTGGAACTCGACGAGGGGGAGGAGTACACCGCCGACGATCTGCTGGAACTGCGGCAGGAGGCCATCGCCGTCGCCGAGAACATGACCTTCGTGGCGCTCACCGCCACCCCCAAGGGCAAGACCCTGCGCCTGTTCGGCACCGAAACCCCGGACGGTCACTTCGTCGCCTTCGACACCTACCCGATGGGCCAGGCCATCGAGGAGGGCTTCATCCTTGATGTGCTCGGCAACTATTCGACCTACCAGATGTGGGCCGAGGTCCGCGACGAGCTGGGCCGGACCGAGGAAGTCGATGAGTCCGCGGCCGTGACCGACATGGTGCGCTTCGTGCGCCTGCACCCAACCTCCATCGCGCAGAAGGTGGAGGTCGTTATCGAACACTTCCGCCGCAACGTCGCCCACCACCTGGGCGGGCAGGCCCGCGCGATGGTCGTGACTTCCTCCCGCAAGGCCGCGGTGCGCTGGTCGGAGGAGATGAACCACTACATCCAGTCCAAGGGCTACGACTTCCGCTCCCTGGTCGCCTTCTCCGACGCGGTGCGCGTCGACGAGGGCTCCGAACCGGTCACGGAGGTACAGCTCAACGGCGTGCCGGACGTCGAGCGCGCCTTCAAGGACGACGAACAGGACTACCGCGTCATCATCGTCGCGAACAAGTTCCAGACCGGCTTCAACGAGCCCCGGCTGTGCGCGATGTACGTCGATAAGCAGCTATCCGGTGTCACCACCGTTCAGACACTTTCGCGACTTAACCGCATCCACGAGAACAAGCCCACCCCGATGGTGGTGGACTTCGTCAACGACCCGGAGATGATCGTCAAAGACTTCCAGCGCTACTACGCCGGAGCCTCCATCAACACGGACATCGACCCGAACGCGTTGCACACCCTCGGTGAGGAGCTCGACACCTCTGGGTTCTACACTCCCGAGGAGATGGAACAGGTCGCTCAGGCCTATATGGCTGGCTCCGACGCGGAGGCGCTCCGCGGTGCGGCCGCACCGATCATCCGGCGCTGGCAAGTGCGACGCGATTCCGGCAAGGACGGGCGCGACGCGGCACGCGACTTCAAATCCAACGCAGAGAAATACCGCCACGCATATGAGTTCCTCTCCCAGATCGTCGCCTACGCCGACGCGGAGGTCTCGAAGCGGGCGATGCTTGCCGCCGTGCTGGAGCGCAACCTCCACCTCTCTGAATACGACGACGAGGACGAGGACTTCATCACCGGGCTCTCCCTGGCCGGAGTGGCGATCACCCAGAGCGACATCGAGGTCGACCGCTCGCTGAGCGACGGTGGGACCGAAGCGCTGAAGGTGCCTACCTTCGACGTCACCGTGGGTGGGGAAGGCACCCCTATGCGCGCCGCATTCTACGACGCGGTGGACAAGGTCAACGACATCTTCTCGATGGCCGGTGTAGACGTGAACTCCGATGAAACCTCGCAGATGATCGTTGCGGCCTGGGGCACACTCTCCGAGCAGCCCGAGGCGGTGAAACTGGGTCGGACGAACTCCAAGGAACAGCTCAAACGCTCCAAGAAGTTCCAGGGCGCGGCGACGCAGGCGATCTTCGACGGCATCGCGGAGCGTAAGAAGCGCGATACCTTGCTCTCCAGTGACCGGGACGTGCTCAACGGTGTGATCAACGCCCTGGCCGACATCATGGCCGCGGCTAAGGAGATGGGTGAGCTGGACAAGAAGAAGTCCGAGGAAGATAAGACAACGGGTGAAAAGGGCGAAGAAGGATAG
- a CDS encoding type I restriction-modification system subunit M: MSTAELNQSAVWNTADKFLRSIVEPEDYGDYILPMTVLRRLECILEPTKGEVLDLVEILQEEGYSEEMIDWEVRVRFGLSFYNSSRLDLTRIAQLDDHVYEALMDYVGAFSSSVRDVWDAFDFAVKMKTLENASRLWPVVKHFATIDMSLDALPDAQMGDLFEHVMYKAFDTKGKAAGAFYTPRDAIRLMVDILFASDDVGLTAEGASRTVYDPTAGTGGMLLVAARALKELNPDIEVVLAGQELMSTGYAIGKADLLIQGGEPDAIRHGDTLLTDLYEGEQFEYILSNPPFGTDWEVQQQSVKEQAKVPGSRFSHGLPSKDDGQMLFLAHVASKLMPAGPNGAGGRGAVVSNGSPLFTGAPESGPDKIRAWLLENDLVDAIIQLPTNMFYGTGISTYVWILDTNKEEHRKGFVQLIDASECWSVPDKGLGEKRREMKEPDRKRVLEEYAAFEDTEISKVLTPADLGFRDVKVTKQKRLRVAVTPEAVAQVLEHKSAVPEHAEVLADVADVKFNDLPEALKAAAKKRGVKMLAGMIDAVLEAVGVPDENAEPSVDRKGNPILDPAFSMTERIPLTEDVGEHMTREVLPFAPDVTWDEEAAKVGYEIPFKRVFYRPTPVRSLEEIDADVAAVMGRLAEKFAEVRE; the protein is encoded by the coding sequence ATGAGCACAGCGGAGCTTAATCAGTCTGCCGTTTGGAATACCGCAGATAAGTTTCTGCGGTCCATCGTCGAGCCCGAGGATTACGGGGATTACATCCTGCCGATGACGGTGCTTCGCCGTCTGGAGTGCATTCTCGAACCCACGAAGGGCGAGGTCCTCGACCTGGTGGAAATCCTCCAGGAGGAGGGCTACAGCGAGGAGATGATCGACTGGGAGGTCCGCGTCCGTTTTGGCCTGTCCTTCTACAATTCCTCCCGCCTGGACCTGACGCGCATCGCGCAGCTCGACGACCACGTCTACGAGGCGTTGATGGATTATGTCGGCGCGTTCTCGTCCTCCGTGCGCGATGTGTGGGATGCCTTCGACTTCGCGGTGAAGATGAAGACCCTCGAGAACGCCTCGCGCCTGTGGCCGGTAGTGAAGCACTTCGCCACCATCGACATGAGCTTGGACGCGCTGCCGGATGCCCAGATGGGCGACCTTTTCGAGCACGTGATGTACAAGGCCTTCGATACCAAGGGCAAGGCTGCGGGTGCGTTTTATACCCCGCGCGATGCGATCCGGCTGATGGTGGATATCCTTTTTGCTTCCGACGACGTCGGCCTGACCGCGGAGGGGGCCTCCCGAACCGTGTACGACCCGACGGCGGGTACGGGCGGCATGTTGCTCGTGGCGGCGCGGGCCCTTAAGGAGCTCAACCCGGATATTGAGGTGGTGCTTGCGGGCCAGGAGCTCATGTCCACTGGTTATGCCATCGGTAAGGCAGATCTGCTGATCCAGGGTGGTGAGCCGGATGCCATCCGCCACGGCGATACGTTGCTCACCGACTTGTATGAGGGCGAGCAGTTCGAGTACATCCTCTCCAACCCGCCATTCGGCACGGATTGGGAGGTGCAGCAACAGTCGGTGAAGGAGCAGGCGAAGGTGCCGGGCTCCCGGTTCAGCCACGGCTTGCCAAGTAAAGACGATGGCCAGATGCTTTTCCTGGCCCATGTCGCTTCGAAGCTCATGCCCGCAGGCCCCAATGGTGCGGGCGGTCGTGGCGCGGTGGTGTCCAATGGCTCGCCGCTGTTTACCGGTGCGCCGGAATCAGGGCCGGATAAGATCCGCGCGTGGCTGCTGGAAAATGACCTGGTGGATGCGATTATCCAGTTGCCGACGAATATGTTCTATGGCACGGGGATCTCTACCTATGTGTGGATCCTGGATACGAACAAGGAGGAACACCGCAAGGGCTTCGTCCAGCTGATCGATGCTTCCGAGTGCTGGTCGGTGCCCGATAAGGGGCTGGGGGAGAAGCGCCGGGAGATGAAGGAGCCCGACCGCAAGCGCGTGCTCGAAGAGTACGCCGCCTTCGAGGACACCGAGATCTCGAAGGTGCTCACACCAGCGGACCTGGGCTTCCGCGACGTGAAGGTCACCAAGCAGAAGCGCCTGCGCGTGGCGGTCACCCCGGAGGCTGTGGCGCAGGTGCTGGAGCACAAATCTGCAGTGCCCGAGCACGCGGAGGTCCTTGCCGACGTGGCGGACGTGAAGTTCAATGACCTGCCGGAGGCACTGAAGGCTGCGGCGAAGAAGCGAGGTGTGAAGATGCTCGCCGGCATGATCGACGCGGTGCTCGAGGCGGTGGGGGTGCCGGACGAGAACGCCGAGCCAAGCGTGGACCGCAAGGGCAACCCAATCCTCGACCCAGCCTTCTCCATGACCGAGCGGATCCCGCTGACCGAGGACGTTGGCGAGCACATGACCCGCGAAGTCCTCCCATTCGCGCCGGACGTCACCTGGGACGAGGAAGCCGCCAAGGTGGGCTACGAGATCCCGTTTAAGCGCGTGTTCTACCGACCAACGCCAGTCCGGTCGCTGGAGGAAATCGACGCCGACGTCGCCGCGGTGATGGGCCGCCTGGCGGAAAAGTTCGCGGAGGTGCGGGAATGA
- a CDS encoding restriction endonuclease subunit S, whose protein sequence is MIDSHFPLAPFWALSSLVNEVSTPQGELVSLDRIEGKTGRLLQGGGESNANGRHFRKDDVLFGKLRPYLAKYWLADRPGTAQGDIHVYRPTLRTDPRFLAYIVGSDYFTGLANTSSTGSKMPRVEWPKVAQFRVPFPPRRTQRAIADYLDRETAEIDAMTADLDKMEALLTERRAEILRSWFGEQLNNPRAPLATIAELYIGKMEQPRQKSADEIYAPFFHSANIRPGGMIDLECSVKHMWFRPDELDHMLLRKGDVVVVEGGAAGRPGYIAKSVDGWGIQKSVIRARPFEDKVIGKYLFYALTFAFEDGQFDLQASLATLAHFPAEKAARFRVPVRSLADQELVVARLDRDLSSLSDMLADITALRDLLAERRAALIAAAVTGQIDIPTAEEPTHA, encoded by the coding sequence ATGATCGACAGCCATTTTCCATTAGCGCCGTTTTGGGCTTTAAGTTCCTTGGTGAACGAAGTTTCCACTCCCCAAGGCGAGCTGGTTTCTCTCGATCGTATCGAGGGTAAGACTGGGCGGCTTCTACAAGGGGGAGGCGAGTCAAACGCAAACGGTCGACATTTCCGAAAGGACGATGTGCTTTTCGGAAAATTGCGCCCCTACCTTGCAAAATATTGGTTGGCAGATAGACCAGGAACCGCCCAGGGGGATATTCACGTTTACCGCCCCACGCTTAGAACTGACCCGCGCTTCCTTGCATACATTGTCGGATCAGACTATTTCACGGGATTGGCTAATACATCTTCGACTGGATCGAAAATGCCCCGCGTAGAGTGGCCAAAAGTCGCGCAGTTTAGAGTTCCCTTCCCACCCCGAAGAACTCAGCGCGCCATCGCGGATTACCTCGACCGCGAGACTGCCGAAATCGACGCCATGACCGCCGACCTGGACAAGATGGAGGCGCTGCTGACGGAGCGCAGGGCCGAGATTCTCCGAAGCTGGTTCGGGGAACAGTTAAACAATCCAAGAGCTCCTTTGGCAACAATCGCAGAACTCTACATCGGAAAAATGGAGCAGCCCAGGCAAAAGTCAGCGGACGAAATATACGCGCCATTCTTTCATTCGGCCAATATTCGTCCTGGTGGGATGATTGATCTTGAGTGTTCAGTCAAACACATGTGGTTCCGTCCAGATGAATTGGACCACATGCTTTTGCGTAAAGGGGACGTGGTTGTCGTCGAAGGTGGGGCTGCGGGACGTCCGGGATACATTGCTAAGTCGGTGGATGGCTGGGGCATTCAAAAGTCCGTGATTCGAGCAAGACCCTTCGAAGACAAGGTTATCGGGAAATACCTTTTCTACGCTCTCACGTTCGCGTTTGAGGACGGCCAGTTTGATCTCCAGGCGAGTCTTGCTACTTTAGCCCATTTCCCTGCAGAAAAGGCAGCTAGGTTCCGAGTTCCGGTACGAAGTCTTGCGGATCAAGAGCTCGTCGTGGCTAGGCTAGACCGGGACCTGTCCTCGCTCAGTGACATGCTCGCCGACATCACCGCGCTGCGTGACCTGCTCGCCGAGCGCCGCGCCGCCCTCATCGCCGCGGCTGTGACCGGCCAAATCGATATCCCCACCGCCGAGGAGCCCACCCATGCCTAG
- a CDS encoding ABC transporter ATP-binding protein, translating into MNTTHTAQAIEATGVSKTFHPRSSLPVHALKNANLTVQPGEIIALLGTNGAGKTTLLDLILGLTTPTSGTVTVMGHSPTQAVYKQHIGALMQTGGLLNELTVKDTVEMVAATFPEHLPLDEVIAQADLEPIYARRVGKCSGGEQQRLRFALAILGNPEIHILDEPTAGMDAGARRRFWDSMTHQAQQGRTIIFATHYLEEAEHFAQRIVLMKNGEIIADGTTAELRNMTAGRVVSAEFPGELPDLTRLPGVTGNDVTGNRLSMTTEDSDALARYLLTHTEAHDLSISSHTLEDTFLALTKEHQET; encoded by the coding sequence ATGAACACGACACACACCGCCCAAGCGATAGAAGCCACCGGAGTCAGCAAAACCTTCCACCCACGTTCCAGCCTTCCCGTGCACGCGCTCAAGAACGCGAACCTCACTGTCCAACCGGGCGAGATCATCGCCCTCCTCGGCACCAACGGCGCGGGTAAGACCACCCTGCTGGACCTCATCCTGGGGCTGACCACCCCGACCTCCGGCACCGTCACCGTGATGGGGCATTCCCCCACCCAGGCCGTTTACAAGCAACACATCGGTGCGCTGATGCAGACCGGTGGCCTGCTCAACGAGCTCACGGTCAAAGACACCGTGGAGATGGTCGCCGCGACCTTCCCGGAGCACCTGCCCCTCGACGAGGTCATCGCACAGGCCGACCTGGAACCCATCTACGCCCGGCGCGTCGGCAAATGCTCCGGCGGGGAGCAACAGCGACTCCGTTTCGCCCTCGCCATCCTCGGCAACCCGGAGATCCACATTCTGGACGAGCCGACTGCCGGGATGGATGCTGGCGCGCGGCGCCGCTTCTGGGACTCCATGACCCACCAGGCCCAACAAGGACGCACGATCATCTTCGCCACCCACTACCTAGAAGAAGCGGAGCACTTCGCCCAGCGCATCGTCCTCATGAAGAACGGTGAAATCATCGCCGACGGAACCACCGCCGAGCTGCGGAACATGACTGCCGGCCGGGTGGTTAGCGCCGAGTTCCCGGGCGAGCTCCCTGACCTGACCAGGCTGCCTGGTGTGACAGGCAACGACGTCACCGGCAACCGCCTGAGCATGACCACCGAGGATTCCGACGCACTCGCCCGCTATCTGCTGACCCACACCGAGGCCCACGACCTCAGCATCAGCAGCCACACCCTGGAGGACACCTTCCTCGCACTGACGAAAGAACACCAGGAGACATAA
- a CDS encoding cation:proton antiporter family protein encodes MELLLTYLGVVFICGLIAWAVRLPPLIGFLAAGFALHAAGVEHVESLDLFADIGVTLMLFAIGLRLDLKALTDKAVWLTASAHVLVMTLVGAGFITALGALGAFGPTSFQVAVNVALVLSFSSTIVVIKILQDRGDEQALYGNICIGVLIMQDILAVAFMSILRGEPPHLASLLLVVIVPVLALTTRRWYKLGHGELGALFGIAMALIPGYALFEWVGLSGSLGALIMGVVLSRSPGAEQLSHSLFTLKELLLVGFFVNIGFMGLPNWQNVADAALLLLLLPVQAAAYWAILWSLGLRNRTSVLAALLLANYSEFALIIAAVGVQDGWLNQRWLLSLVLAVSISFVISAIFNPQSVSRATHLAKRLPVRPPHKIHPEDRPIELGDAHALVLGVGRVGLACYNELSEVYGAKILGVEHDPARVRHLQERGYNVVEGDATDIDFWERVKDSHQIDMIMLAMPAQHANVDTVKEIHASHVDTEECTISSVAMYREDVEALEELGLDVVVHLQDGAGESLAERTFLNQEQRRSQLQ; translated from the coding sequence ATGGAATTATTGCTGACTTACCTCGGCGTGGTTTTCATCTGTGGACTCATCGCCTGGGCCGTGCGGCTGCCGCCCCTGATCGGCTTCCTTGCCGCCGGTTTCGCACTCCACGCCGCGGGTGTGGAGCACGTCGAGTCCCTCGACCTCTTCGCTGATATCGGCGTGACCCTCATGCTCTTCGCCATCGGCCTGCGCCTCGACCTGAAGGCGCTCACCGATAAGGCAGTCTGGCTTACGGCCAGCGCCCACGTCCTGGTCATGACGCTCGTCGGCGCGGGATTCATCACCGCCCTCGGTGCGCTCGGTGCTTTCGGTCCCACCAGTTTCCAGGTGGCCGTCAACGTCGCGCTGGTCTTGAGCTTCTCCAGCACCATCGTGGTCATCAAAATCCTGCAGGACCGAGGCGACGAGCAGGCTCTCTACGGGAATATCTGCATCGGCGTGTTGATTATGCAGGACATTCTCGCGGTGGCCTTTATGAGCATCCTGCGCGGCGAGCCGCCACACCTGGCTTCCCTGCTGCTTGTCGTGATCGTGCCAGTGCTGGCCCTGACCACCCGCCGTTGGTACAAGCTCGGCCACGGTGAACTCGGGGCTCTATTCGGCATCGCCATGGCACTGATCCCCGGCTACGCGCTTTTCGAGTGGGTCGGGCTTTCCGGCAGCCTCGGCGCACTGATCATGGGCGTGGTTCTCTCCCGCTCCCCCGGTGCTGAACAGCTCAGCCACTCCCTGTTCACACTCAAGGAGCTGTTGCTGGTCGGATTCTTCGTCAACATCGGATTCATGGGGCTGCCGAATTGGCAGAACGTTGCCGACGCCGCCCTACTCCTCCTCTTGCTCCCCGTTCAGGCCGCCGCCTACTGGGCGATCCTGTGGTCCCTGGGGCTGCGCAACCGCACCTCTGTGCTCGCGGCGCTCCTGCTGGCCAACTACTCGGAGTTCGCGCTCATCATCGCCGCCGTTGGCGTTCAGGACGGCTGGCTCAACCAGCGCTGGCTGCTCTCCCTGGTGCTTGCAGTCTCCATCAGCTTCGTCATCTCCGCGATCTTCAACCCGCAGAGCGTGTCCCGCGCCACCCACCTGGCTAAGCGCCTGCCCGTGCGCCCACCGCACAAAATCCACCCGGAGGACCGCCCCATCGAGCTCGGCGACGCCCACGCTCTCGTGCTCGGCGTCGGCCGCGTCGGGCTTGCGTGCTACAACGAGCTCAGCGAAGTCTACGGGGCCAAGATCTTGGGCGTGGAGCACGACCCCGCCCGGGTTCGCCACCTGCAGGAACGCGGCTACAACGTCGTGGAAGGCGACGCGACGGATATCGACTTCTGGGAGCGGGTGAAAGACAGCCACCAGATCGACATGATCATGCTCGCCATGCCCGCCCAGCACGCGAACGTGGATACCGTCAAGGAGATCCACGCCTCCCATGTGGACACCGAGGAGTGCACCATCAGCTCGGTGGCGATGTACCGGGAGGACGTCGAAGCCCTCGAGGAGCTCGGCCTGGACGTCGTCGTCCACCTGCAGGACGGTGCCGGCGAGTCCCTGGCGGAGCGAACCTTCCTGAACCAGGAGCAACGCCGCTCCCAGCTGCAGTAG
- the rraA gene encoding ribonuclease E activity regulator RraA: MSEITFIPTADLVDIIGAESRSCDTQFQDLGGKVEFCGRITTVSCFQDNALLKSILSEPNPGGVLVIDGQESLHTALVGDIIAGLGQKNGWAGVIVNAAIRDSKAIGDMDFGCKALGTNPRKSTKTGAGEKDVVLRFGGVEFNPGEYVYADSDGIIVTESPVDPQ; this comes from the coding sequence ATGAGCGAGATCACTTTTATCCCCACGGCAGACTTGGTTGACATCATCGGAGCGGAGTCCCGGTCCTGCGACACGCAGTTCCAGGACCTCGGCGGCAAGGTCGAGTTCTGCGGCCGCATCACCACGGTGTCCTGCTTCCAGGACAATGCGCTGCTGAAGTCCATCCTCAGCGAGCCGAACCCGGGCGGCGTGCTGGTCATCGATGGCCAGGAGTCCCTGCACACCGCACTGGTGGGCGACATCATCGCCGGCCTGGGCCAGAAGAACGGTTGGGCGGGCGTGATCGTGAACGCCGCGATCCGCGACAGCAAGGCCATCGGCGACATGGACTTCGGCTGCAAGGCGCTGGGCACCAACCCGCGCAAATCCACGAAGACGGGTGCTGGCGAGAAGGATGTTGTGCTGCGCTTCGGTGGCGTGGAGTTCAACCCGGGCGAGTACGTCTATGCGGACTCGGACGGCATCATCGTCACGGAATCCCCGGTTGACCCGCAGTAA
- a CDS encoding helix-turn-helix domain-containing protein, with translation MALAQRIKALRNKAGLSQAELADKLVVAREDVQGWESGDSAPDIEAFKRLAALFGVSTDDLLGNEGAVLGATTDRVAVDVKSLEKTEGRFLAKGTQAHTAVRQVFPHAVITPLLREKKNTKGETAMKWFTEIAFDGVPNFISEVKNSFSGDSFYLVEEASRTLLVRVTKDSVESREIFGQLSRRKFVLGRNSFIKFGKAPEN, from the coding sequence ATGGCACTGGCACAGCGCATTAAGGCTCTCCGGAACAAGGCCGGGCTTTCCCAGGCCGAGCTCGCGGACAAGCTCGTGGTGGCCCGGGAAGACGTGCAAGGTTGGGAATCTGGGGACAGCGCGCCCGATATCGAGGCCTTCAAGAGGCTTGCTGCGCTGTTCGGGGTCAGCACCGATGACCTTCTGGGTAATGAGGGAGCGGTACTAGGCGCAACGACCGACCGCGTGGCCGTCGACGTCAAGTCCCTGGAGAAGACCGAGGGCAGGTTCCTGGCGAAAGGGACGCAGGCTCACACCGCGGTTCGGCAGGTCTTCCCGCACGCGGTGATCACTCCACTGCTGCGGGAAAAGAAGAACACTAAAGGCGAGACGGCCATGAAGTGGTTCACCGAGATTGCCTTCGACGGGGTGCCCAATTTCATTTCCGAGGTGAAGAACTCCTTCAGCGGTGATTCCTTCTACCTCGTTGAGGAGGCCAGTCGCACGCTGCTCGTCCGCGTGACTAAGGATTCCGTGGAAAGCCGTGAGATCTTCGGGCAGCTGTCCCGGAGAAAGTTTGTCCTCGGCAGGAACTCCTTTATCAAGTTCGGCAAAGCACCGGAGAACTAG